In one window of Pseudorasbora parva isolate DD20220531a chromosome 7, ASM2467924v1, whole genome shotgun sequence DNA:
- the stmn1b gene encoding stathmin 1b, translating into MASSGDFQVKELDKRASGQAFEVILSPTAPDAKGEFPLSTPKKKEVSLDEIQKKLDAAEERRKNHEAEVLKHLAEKREHEKEVLQKAMEENNNFSKMAEEKLNQKMEANKENRTARMAAMNEKFKEKDKKLEEVRKNKETKEGGEGDN; encoded by the exons ATGGCGTCCTCTGGAG ACTTTCAGGTTAAGGAACTGGACAAGCGTGCCTCAGGACAGGCTTTTGAAGTAATCCTGAGTCCCACGGCTCCAGATGCCAAGGGAGAATTCCCACTTTCAACCCCAAAGAAGAAGGAGGTATCTCTGGATGAGATCCAGAAAAAACTGGATGCAGCAGAGGAGAGACGCAAG AACCATGAGGCAGAGGTCCTGAAGCATTTGGCTGAGAAACGAGAGCATGAGAAGGAGGTCCTTCAGAAAGCAATGGAGGAGAACAACAACTTCAGCAAGATGGCAGAGGAGAAGCTAAACCAGAAAATGGAAGCCAACAAAGAAAACCGCACAGCACGCATGGCAGCTATGAATGAGAAATTCAAAGAGAAG GACAAGAAGCTTGAAGAGGTACGaaagaacaaagaaacaaaagaGGGGGGCGAGGGGGACAACTAA